The Puniceicoccus vermicola DNA window CCGGCGCTAAGCCTGGTGGTCACGATTGTGAAGCCATGAAGGGATTGCTCAGGGAAGGCGAAGAAGCCTTGCAGGAAGAAGGCAAGGATGTGGACGGCAAGAGCGGCATCATGGATGCGCACCTCATTGCGAGCGCCTATCGTGTCGAGCACTACGAAATCGCCGCTTACAAGATTGCGATTTCCATGGCCAGGGCTCTGGACGAGAAAGCCGACGCGAACCTTCTGTCCGACACTCTGAAGGATGAAAAGGAAGCGGCGAATCTTCTTGAGAAGATGGTGGACGGAACGGTGTTCACCAGCGGACTCCACGAAGAGATCGCAAACGGATAATTTCAGTTGGTTTCGGTCGGAGTGGAGATTTGCATTCCGAATGAAGCAAACGCGAAGACGAGTCGTGATCTTGCTGAGTTCACGGCGCGGTTTGACGAACAATAGCGCCCGTCTTCCCATGAGTATTGATGAAAATCAGTCATGGGAAAGGCGGGTTGCTTTTTTTTTGCAATTCGCAGAGCTCTCGGAGTCGCCCTCCGGACTTCGAGGCTGACAGCCTCAAGCCTCGCGATAGACCTTCGTCTAGCTGACGGATTGACGCCAATGGTTTCCTCGTTTCTATCCCGGTTTTCCTTGCTGCTCAGATCCGGATACAATCATTCGAGGCCGATAAGGACGGGAAAAAATTTGTATCCAGCTTGAAATCTGAGAAGGAGAATGCTGTTTACTCACTCAGAAATGATTGAATACATCAAAGATATCGCTCGCGGAGTTTGGAAAGGGGCGATGGATGATCACCTTACGATCGTTGCCGCTGGGGTCACTTATTACCTGATCCTCGGGATCTTTCCGGCCATGGCGGCTTTGATTTTGATTTATGGGCTCTTCTTTGAGCCTTCGCAGATTCAGGAACAGTTCAACCAGATGAGTGGTCTCCTGCCGGACAGTTTGCAAGAGGGCATTCTCTCGCAGATGAAGGATATCTCGAAAAAGAGCGGACAAGCGGGACTGGGAGGAATTCTGAGTATTCTTCTGGCGGTCTGGAGTGGCTCGAAAGCCTCAAGGGCATTTATCCAAGCTCTCAACATCACCTATAATGAGGAGGAAACCCGTGGATTCTTTCGAGTGATGAGTAATGGGGTGATCCTGACATTTTCAGGGCTGGTTACGGGGACGGTCGCCTTGGCCTTAATTGCGATTCTTCCCGTCGTCCTGAGTTTTTTGCACCTTCAGAAAGAATCTTTCTGGATCATTGAGATCATTCGATGGACTCTGCTGGTCTTTCTCTTCATGACGATTCTGGCGGTCTATTACCGTTTTGCACCTGATCGCAAACCGCCCGAGTGGAGATGGGTCACTCCGGGTGCGGTCGCGGCTACCGTTTTGTGGATCATCGCGAGTAATGTCTTCTCGTGGTATGTGGGGAATTTCGGGAATTTCAATGAGACCTACGGGGCTTTTGGAGTCGCGATCATCTTCCTCTTTTGGCTCTATTTCTCCTCGTTCTTCATCCTGTTGGGGGCTGAGCTGAATATCGCGATTGAGAAAAAGTTGCGTCACTAGTTTGTCGGTAGTCGGTGGACGGTGGACGGTAGTCGGTGGACGGTGGACGGTGGACGGTGAAATCGAAGATAAGCGGTTTCCGGCTGTGCCGGATTCTTTTCTTCTCCGAGATCGAGGTTATTGTTTCAAGTTTCAGGTTTCCGACTTCTCGATTTCATCATTCATTTCCGCTGGATGGCTAGGGCGTGGCCGTGGAGGAGGGCGTCAGCGACTTTGGCGCGGGCTCGTTCGAGGATACGGCCTAGGGTCGCCCGGGAGACGCCCATGCGCTGACCCGCTTGGGAATGGTGGAGTCCTTCGTGGTCGACCAGGCGGAGGGCTTCGAGTTCATCGGCCTGGAGCTCGATGGTCGATAGACCCGCGGCTGGGA harbors:
- a CDS encoding ferritin-like domain-containing protein, with product MKHTFKELYLAQLQDLYSAETQLIDALPKLAWRARDEDLKKSFGEHLEETKEHVARLEKIFEGHSGAKPGGHDCEAMKGLLREGEEALQEEGKDVDGKSGIMDAHLIASAYRVEHYEIAAYKIAISMARALDEKADANLLSDTLKDEKEAANLLEKMVDGTVFTSGLHEEIANG
- a CDS encoding YihY/virulence factor BrkB family protein, with the translated sequence MIEYIKDIARGVWKGAMDDHLTIVAAGVTYYLILGIFPAMAALILIYGLFFEPSQIQEQFNQMSGLLPDSLQEGILSQMKDISKKSGQAGLGGILSILLAVWSGSKASRAFIQALNITYNEEETRGFFRVMSNGVILTFSGLVTGTVALALIAILPVVLSFLHLQKESFWIIEIIRWTLLVFLFMTILAVYYRFAPDRKPPEWRWVTPGAVAATVLWIIASNVFSWYVGNFGNFNETYGAFGVAIIFLFWLYFSSFFILLGAELNIAIEKKLRH
- a CDS encoding DUF134 domain-containing protein, which encodes MRPSKCRFVEFHPEVRLFKPQGIPAAGLSTIELQADELEALRLVDHEGLHHSQAGQRMGVSRATLGRILERARAKVADALLHGHALAIQRK